In a genomic window of Scyliorhinus torazame isolate Kashiwa2021f chromosome 5, sScyTor2.1, whole genome shotgun sequence:
- the LOC140418623 gene encoding uncharacterized protein isoform X2: protein MWSETELWFLKSHLPPQMLPDLDMRTGGFPVGKLKPFITSGSDRCPIDHNVNLKMEGKNTVHIVEKSWECGDCGKGFIYPSALETHRRSHTGERPFICSECEKGFTDSSTLLTHQQIHTDKTSFKCPDCGKCFKSSRNLMLHQRVHTDERPFRCSHCGTGFRRSSQLTVHRRIHTGERPFTCSECGKGFTQSSDLLRHQRVHTGEKPFKCPVCRKCYKSSEDLMYHQRVHTDERPFSCSHCTTRFRQSFELTAHQRIHTGERPFTCSDCGKRFTQSSNLLRHHRVHK from the exons ATGTGGTCGGAAACCGAGCTGTGGTTTCTGAAGAGTCatcttcctccacagatgctgccagacctg GATATGAGAACAGGAGGATTTCCAGTGGGGAAACTGAAACCattcatcacatcaggatctgacagatgcCCAATTGATCATAACGTGAATTTGAAGATGGAAGGAAAAAACACTGTTCACATTGTGGAGAAATCGTgggaatgtggagactgtgggaagggattcatttaccCATCTGCACTGGAAACCCATCGACgctctcacactggagagaggccgttcatctgctccgagtgtgaaaaaggattcactgattcatctaccctgctgacacaccagcaaattcacactgacaAGACatcatttaaatgtccagactgcgggaagtgcttcaAAAGTTCCAGGAATCTGATGctgcatcaacgtgttcacactgacgagagaccattcaggtgctctcactgtgggactgggttcaggcgatcatcacaACTGACTgtacaccggcgaattcacactggggagaggccgttcacctgctccgaatgtgggaagggattcactcagtcgtctgatctgctgagacaccagcgggttcacactggggagaaaccatttaaaTGCCCAGTCTGCAGGAAGTGTTATAAAAGTTCTGAGGATCTAATGTAccatcagcgtgttcacactgacgagagaccattcagctgctctcactgtacGACTAGATTCAGGCAATCGTTTGAGCTCacagcacaccagcgaattcacactggggagaggccattcacctgctccgattgtggaaagagattcactcagtcatccaacctactGAGACACCACCGAGTTCACAAGTAA
- the LOC140418623 gene encoding uncharacterized protein isoform X1, with product MRSVGAAAAGMRSFGFRDSRETAACGRDVGRAEFEGGKVKPNIRPKSDSHSIHQNINDMRTGGFPVGKLKPFITSGSDRCPIDHNVNLKMEGKNTVHIVEKSWECGDCGKGFIYPSALETHRRSHTGERPFICSECEKGFTDSSTLLTHQQIHTDKTSFKCPDCGKCFKSSRNLMLHQRVHTDERPFRCSHCGTGFRRSSQLTVHRRIHTGERPFTCSECGKGFTQSSDLLRHQRVHTGEKPFKCPVCRKCYKSSEDLMYHQRVHTDERPFSCSHCTTRFRQSFELTAHQRIHTGERPFTCSDCGKRFTQSSNLLRHHRVHK from the exons atgcgcagtgtgggtgctGCCGCCGCCGGGATGAGATCATTTGGATTCCGCGATTCGAGAGAAACAGCCGCTTGTGGCCGG GACGTTGGAAGAGCAGAATTTGAAGGTGGAAAAGTCAAACCAAATATCAGACCAAAATCTgacagtcactccattcatcagaaCATAAAT GATATGAGAACAGGAGGATTTCCAGTGGGGAAACTGAAACCattcatcacatcaggatctgacagatgcCCAATTGATCATAACGTGAATTTGAAGATGGAAGGAAAAAACACTGTTCACATTGTGGAGAAATCGTgggaatgtggagactgtgggaagggattcatttaccCATCTGCACTGGAAACCCATCGACgctctcacactggagagaggccgttcatctgctccgagtgtgaaaaaggattcactgattcatctaccctgctgacacaccagcaaattcacactgacaAGACatcatttaaatgtccagactgcgggaagtgcttcaAAAGTTCCAGGAATCTGATGctgcatcaacgtgttcacactgacgagagaccattcaggtgctctcactgtgggactgggttcaggcgatcatcacaACTGACTgtacaccggcgaattcacactggggagaggccgttcacctgctccgaatgtgggaagggattcactcagtcgtctgatctgctgagacaccagcgggttcacactggggagaaaccatttaaaTGCCCAGTCTGCAGGAAGTGTTATAAAAGTTCTGAGGATCTAATGTAccatcagcgtgttcacactgacgagagaccattcagctgctctcactgtacGACTAGATTCAGGCAATCGTTTGAGCTCacagcacaccagcgaattcacactggggagaggccattcacctgctccgattgtggaaagagattcactcagtcatccaacctactGAGACACCACCGAGTTCACAAGTAA